Genomic DNA from Prunus persica cultivar Lovell chromosome G1, Prunus_persica_NCBIv2, whole genome shotgun sequence:
AAGCCCACCATAGCAAATTTCCATAAAACTCAAGGACCTGTTTGCAACAAACACTATCTCAACTCAAGCTTGGTTCATGCAATTAAATTCCACTTGGGTCAGGGAAATGctgattgtgtgtgtgtgtgtggtccTCCATGTGTCATtatagaaaaagaataaaaatgcaaattaccctaatatatatttattattatcacTTCCTGCTACTAGCCTCCTCTGCTGTTACTATTATTCTGTTAAAAGAACCATCAATTTCAATATTGTATTATTGGATATGCAGAAATATGCTGTtgcagacagagagagagagagagagagagagagagagagagagagagaggcatcAGTTTCGTTGTTTTATATGTTGTTGGCTGAGAAAGTAGGAGAATATATTTTCTCTCAGATCTCTGTAAGAAGAGTTGAACTCGTGACTGCTCTGCTCCATTGTACAAAATATATCTATCCactgtattattattattggagAGTGGAGACCcgctttctcctttttcttctctaaagACTTTTCTGTACCACAGAAAGTTTCTGCTTCATACAAAAGCTGATGGCCCCTTATGTTACTCTCACCCAAATTTAGGGTTGCAGATACTAAGCAATCTTCGCATTTGGGTTAGGTCAAGCGATTAGGGTTTGATTTCCTCCaatgtaatttaaaaaaagttagtaaattaatattcagaaattcaaaaataaaaataaaaatttattgacTGAAGAATATGTTAAAGTGCATGTCCTACCAACACCAAGGTACAGCTAGAACTAACTAATGCTTAAATCATGACACGTGTTAGGTAAAAAAGTTTTTACCAACCTGATTGTGGGGTGAAAATGGTGGGTTTTTAACTTTCCATATATTATTGATCAAGATTCCCATGCTAAATTTGGAACATATGTCAGCATCgtattgaaaattttgcatGCCTTGTAGACCACATAATGGCTTAGGTTGCCAGACCTATTAGTCAATCATTCATGCGCAAGTGTTCGTGctttatttcaatttcatgtGTCGCGAAAATGATGTTTGTGTCCAATTCTAGTTGTTATTTTTGCGCATATTGTGCAATCTTTAGGGTGAAATTTCTACCTTGTACTTTTCACACAAATTAGGTTCCTCAATTTATacattttgagtgaaataatAGAATAAAAGGTGGGTTGAATAATAATAGAAATGAAAACGTATGGCCTTTGGCAACTCTTACAAGATTTCCGACAATACTTATTATCTCATGCTTAGAGAGAAACTAATCAAGTAGCGGACGCTTAAAAATGATCATACTACGTACTTTAAGATACTTATATTTGATTTCAGAATTTTCCTTCGAATATTTTCTACgtattttgatttgttggtTTAAAGGTCCCTAGGGGACCTTCCTTGTAATGGCCAAGGTAGGGGTGCATTTAGGCAAAGTTGGTACTAATTGAATTGTTGCCTGCCCtagttgttattttattttaaataaataaataaatttacagCTTTTGAGTACTAAAAGGAGGTCAGAAAGAGGGTGGTGGTGACTTGTAGCACAAAATGATGATGTTCACAAGTGGGCATTGAAAAGCTAAATTCCTTTTAACCTTCTCCatgacaacaaaaaattaaagtagcGAGGAGAAGTTGAGAGGGGAAAATCTCATGATTTCCCTCATATCCCACTATAGCTATTTTGTGTTGGGTATTGCCAGCATTGGCCCCATTTCTTCCACCCCTTTTTCCTGCTTTGGGTGACATGCTAACATGCATGGAtgcctcttcttctctttgctTAGGgttgtttcattttatttttatcctttcttttttatattcactttttcctttctcaaatTATTCCTTTGAAGACTAGTGAAAAGGAGGAGGGTGATTGACGTTTTCAATAATGATTTGTACCAAATTTCAGATGTGCTTTGCAATTTCATAAAAAGGGAGTGGTCAAGCAACCTGGCTTCAATTCCGCGTATGTGAGTTTTTTCCCTTCATCTTCTTAACtttgacaaataaaaaaggtaagAGCCCTGACCTGACTTTCTCGGaaagtattttttattgttttttttttcaccacACTGTTTGGTTGATGGTTTAAATGACTAGGcctgaaaacaaaaaggccCAACTCATCTAAATCCACAAAACTTTGGGCTGGAGTATTAGCATTGCTCTTAAAATAGAATTCTATAAGCTCTTTAGATGATGCTCTATTTAAAGGCCTTATCTCTTAATTATTAGACCAATTTAGTTAGTTATTagattaaattgattaatttgATCAAATAGTTAAAAGATAGGGCCACATATAAGGGTCTTAAATAATGCCCTTAGTATAGAATGACTCGTTATAATTATACAGAGATGAGTTGTGGGTTAAGCCAGTTAGTCAAAGCAGTGTGTCTATTTCCTTATACTccttataattaaaatattcctttttcaaaaaaaagaaaaaaaagaaataggcAGCTAATAATCCAATTGAAGATTGATTCGCTTAGGTTTGGGTTTAACTTTTAGAGAAAGACCTAAAATTCAAACTATAAACTTTAAAACGGcaatttgacaatttcacaCTTTAAAGTAGTTAACTATGTCAAAAtcataatataaaaaactaaaaacatagCATGAAACTTGGGTTGCAATCATCTGGAAACAAAATTCTTAAGAACAGTAAGATGATTAGATCTAAGAATAGTTTATTATGTGAATAAATTATAAGAACATATCATATGCTGCATGCAataattttcttccatttacTTTACTAAGCAAGGCTTGGGATCCCGAGTCCAGGTAAGCTCACGGGGAGACCTGGCTTGTCTCTTTGCCTTTGGGCTACTGACGTCAACACTACCAAAAAACCAACAGCTATAAGACACGTGGCTTCTCCTGGAGGCTCCGATCCAAAAATATCCTCAAATCCAACAGATGTCCATTTTTCgggtaaaaaaattaaaaaaaaattgttaaaaaaatatcaaaacaaattcatctccttccaatatttttcactttctgtaaatttaggcccaaacactTTCCACATCACATTTTCTACTATAAAATTCCATTTGTGTGAAAATACAAATGGCCTCTTCCATCGAAGTTGGAGGGTTGTGGACAAATGTTTGAAGAGGTCAAAATCTAGGTGAcgaggtaaaaaaaatttaaatttcgttttattcaatttaatgtcatttttatttatttatattttcttacatttccaatttcattttttaatagattattcaaggcaaaacaaaaaagaggaaaaccatTACGCATGGCTCCTCAAGTGAACAATACCCGCAGTCAGTTCCAGTAGTGCGTTTCGTGTCGGAAATAATGGCACTATTACATCATCTGAAGGAAAATACTCCCCCACGTCGTGATCCGGTGAAACCTCATCTGCCAATGATTGAGTCGTCCTTGTACTCGATTGTATTGGACTATGAGTACCGGgagtatttcaattgtatgatgagtgagtatgtatttcaattgtatgatgagtgagtAGGTATTTCAActgtatgatgagtgagatgtgaattttataataaatatagatacgtggcaaccgaaaatctcatctgaaaattttatttgaaatttgagatgtgaattttataataaatatggacatGTAGAaatcgaaaatcttatccgaaaattttatctgaaatttgagatgagaattttataataaatagtgacacgtggcaaccgaaaattttatttgaaaatttcatcaaaattaatcgtttaagtataaaaaatagaaaataaactaaagtgaatagtaattgccattGCCTTTGTCCATATGGGTGGAAACAAAATTGCAAGGGTTGCCACTATTTGCCACTATTCAGAATAGTGGCATCCCTTGCTTTGTCTTTACCTTGCCCTTGCCCATAAAGATGGAAGTGCTCTAATAggaataggaaaaagaaaaaaagaacatacTGCATGCAGCGAACAACATCATTTTCAGTGTCCGATTATACTTCGTGTTTGTCTattgattttctatttatttgattcaattttttctcttATGGGTCTGAAAACTTTGTACCACATTATATCACACCTTCTATGAATTATAATTGAATTAACACATGAGTTGACTTTGAATATGAGTTGACCCGTGTTTGAAGAGTTGTTTAACTGTGCATGAAGATTGGCTTGATAGTGTACACGGGCATTAATCCTTGGACACAAATATCTGAAGAGTGTCCAAAAAGTGTCCGAGTGTCTAAGTATTCGACACTTCGACACTCGGATTTAGTGGAGTGTCGGATGCAACATAGATCACACCACCTCCCTCTCCCGCCAAGTTCCCGTTACctccattttataatattattctCCCTCCTTCCTAGGGTTTCCAATTTCCCAATGTCGCAGACCCTTTTCAACAAGGGAGACCAAGTGGAAGTCACAAGGCCAGGCCATGGCTCCACTGGGCCCTACTACCCAGCCATGGTGCTCCGTCCTGTATTTAAGGACAAGGCGCACATGTTGGTCCAGCACCAAACGCTAACCAACCCCAACGCCGACGGCTCAAAAACCCTAATCGAGATTGTCGAATTGCGCAATGCCAGGCTAGTGCCGCCCAGAGAGCTCTACCAGTTCTTTAAAGTCGGTGACGACGTCGACGCCTACAGAGATAAAGGGTGGTCTCGCGGGACTGTCAGGGATATTTTGGAGAATTCCAAGTACTTGGTTGCGTTCCAGGGTCAAGAATTTCAGTGTCAGCAGTTTAATTTGAGGCTGCATAGAGAGTGGGAAGATGACTCTTGGGTCCCTCATTTTCAAGAAgaggtttatttatttatttattttataaaaaatttaaacttgtTTTCTATGTTCTTGCTTGATgggttcttgttttttttttttcctggtgAAACTTTGGTGCTTTTAGTTTTATGTTTGTGCTTCTGGTGCtaggttttaatttatttatgaaaattttgaagttcactctgaaattgatgcGTTTCAAGtctattttaatttcctttttatatCCTTACGGTGTTTTCTGGTAGATAGAAAAGCTATAATAAGAGTGCAATGAcattatataatttgttatatGTGTATGTAGATTCTTGCTGCAAGTGGTTGTGATTAACATTCAATTAttatattgtatatatattttcaagcAAATATGTCTCAGGCAGGCAACTAAGGAAAATGGTTTGAAATCATAAGTCAATTTTAAATTGCACATGTTGTCAGCTGTTATGCTTTGCTTTGTTTCTTGATGTTTGTGCAACTATGTAAAGTGGCTTATGGTATTTGATTTCTGATATTGACGTTATGGTAATTCACTGGTTGCTAATGCCTGCCATGTGTGTATGGTCTAGTTATGCATTTCTGTGTGATCGTTCTTCTATAATTTTCTTGGTTTCGAATGTCTACTCAGTTTGTGAAATCTTGAGCTGCAGAAAACGTCACCGGTGAAGTCCAGAAAGTTGGTATTGAAACTTAAGTGCAGCAACAGAACATCGGGGGCAAGCTTCGAAAATGGGACTGTGGTGGAGGTTAGCAGTGATGAGGAAGGTTACGAGGGTGCTTGGTACACTGCTAAAATAATTGACCATATAGGAAGCGACAAGTTTCTGGTGGAATATGAGCACCTGGTAACCGATGATGGAACAGAGCTCTTGAGAGAAGAAACATGTGCAAGTTATATTAGACCTTGCCCCCCTCGGCTTCCACCAGTTGCTCAGTTCAAAGTGCTCCAGCAAGTCGATACTTTGTACAATGATGGATGGTGGAAGGGTACCATTTCCAAAGTTCTAAGTGGCTCAAAGTATGTTGTCTACTTCAGCTCCACAAATGAGGAATTAGAGTTTAAACATTCCAATTTGAGGCCTCATCAGGACTGGATTAATGGACGATGGATCCATGGTTACATGGTATGACTTAAAGCTGTTTATTGTCCATGTCAAAATCATGAAGCAATGTTTttgactttctttttcttttttgttttgttttttctttttgtgtgtgtttgcttgagattATCAAAAAATGAGAAAGCATTACTTATGGGAGGCTTTATGAAAACCAAGAAGCTATATTATTGAGGATCTCTAATTAATTGCtgcatatttttgtttggtgcAGGTCAATATATACGGATATGATCACAAAGAGTTTGCTGACAAAAGGAAATAGATAAATAAGCAAAGGAGGCATCTCGACTATGTTGCTTTTTCCAATATGTTAATAATGTATAAAGTAGGTTTAGGGCCAGTAACAACTGTTGTATGAGGATATTCTGGAGGGTACGTTATGCCACTGAATTTATCAAATTTAATGGTCCTCCATCATGATCACGAAATTCATTATTTGGTTGAAAACCAGCACTAATTCTTGAAAATGCAGGAAAATTCTCGTGAGGCGGTACCTACATCAGTAAATTTCAACAGTAGATGCATAGCTGAAAGAAACTATGCCAAAGTTCAGTAGGGCAACAGAGGTAGAGGTCAATAGTGATGaaggttgttttcttttacacATTTCAGGCATATTTGAATCTATAATTGATCTTGTCACAAGTCTTATGTGCTTGACTGATTGTAACCCCTGGATAGTACCAAAGTTCCCCATTCAGGATAATCTCAGTTCAGCATCATGTAATCATTTCTAGCAGTTTCTTTACATCATTTAGGCATTGTTGTTCTGGATCTGGACTTCCCTCTCTGATATTATCTCCTGTGACGAAATCTATTCTGTGGAGAAATGACCATCTGTAACGATCAAGGATTTGAAGTAAATCGTTATAACTTCTTATTCTTCTGTTCTTTCTTAGTAGTGGACGTCCTTATATATAAGATAGTATCATATGTTGCTTAAGGTTCCTCAGGCAACCTAAAGTTGTTCTGTAATCTTGAAGTCCTTAACATCTACCAATATCcttgttataatttttgtCTTTGTACAAGTCTCATAAGGAACATTTTACCTCCATGCTAATGGCAAGAATATGAAGGTTGCCTCCttctttattgaataaaaagaatacgaactcaacaaaaaataataattgggaAATGTTGAGTACTCGGAACATACAAAAATGTCTTCATTTCCTTATTTTCTGTCTTTTAACTTCCAACAAATAaagaagtttttattttttgttggagcGAAAAAAGAAGTTGGGTTTCAAATTCAGTGACTTTATGTAATATCCACTTGGGTTCAGCCTGCTATGCGCGGATGTAGCCCATTGTCATTGGGCAACTTGTTAAGAGCCCACCAAGCCTAAATTAGATTGCCACCGTTTATAAAACTTCATCCTGGCGCATGTGCTTGCTTTGTCCACGGATCTACTTCTCTCTTTCTGGATTGAATTCTATGGACAATCCTTATTTTCTTCCAATCCcattttataataatattccCCAAACTAAGATCAAAGATGCTCCCTCCTCCTTTCTGAAGGTAAAAGTGGTGAACTTTGAAACTCAGAAGTGAAAGCccacttcatctcattgcatCAAACGCAATTTGATCAAATACCATCTCGAAATCACCATCTGGTAAGAAAATTCCATACCCTTTTCATGATTTAGGTAACTGGGTAATCTGAATTTTGTTCATGTTTATTGGAATTTGGTAATGAATTCCCAAAGATGTAGTTTTTTTCCGGACGAAGTTGTCCTTCAAATTCTTTCAAGACTCCCCATTAAGTCACTTTTCAGGAGCAAAACTGTTTGTAAACTTTGGTATAGATTGGTTTCTGATAAGTATTTCATTCATCTGTACAATGAAGTGTCTGCTAAGAACCCCATGCTATTGGTTGAGGTTTCTGATTCATTGGGATCAAGATCAAATCTGATTGTTGTTGACAATCAGAGGGGTGTTTCTGAATTTTCCTTAGATTTATTGAAAGACAGAGTTAAGGTTAGAGCCTCATGTAATGGTCTGTTGTGTTGCTCTAGCATACCTGATAAGGGTGTTTACTATGTATGCAATCCTATGACCCGTGAGTTCAAGTTGCTTCCAAAGAGTAGGGAAAGGCATGTGACTCGATTTTACCCTGATGGTGAGGCCACTCTAGTGGGATTGGCCTGCAATTTATCCACCCAGAAGTTTAATGTTGTTTTAGCCGGTTATCACCGTACTTTTGGTCATAGGCCGGATGGGACTTTTATTTGTATGGTATATGATTCTGAGTCAAACAAATGGAGGAAGTTCGTTTCGTTTCAGGATGATCAGTTCACCCATATGAACAAGAATCAAGTTGTGTATGTAAATGGTGCTCTTCATTGGTTGACAGGCAGTTGTTCTTGTATTCTTGTGCTTGATTTGGATTATGACATTTGGAGGAAGATGTCGTTGCCCGAACAAGTGAGTTGCGGGTCTGGAAATAGGTTTTATTTGTTAGAGTCCGATGGTTGCTTGTCTGTGGTCCAGATTTCGGATGCTTGGATGAGAATTTGGGTGTTGAGAgaatatgagagagaggaatGGCATTTGGTGAATACAGTGAGTCTTAGATGTATCAAAGGACTTGTGCCAGGCATATTCCCCATATGTCAAACTGGTGAATATGTTTTCCTAGCAACCCATAAGCAGATTTTGGTGTTTTATCGCAAGACTCGTGTGTGGAAGGAGATGTACTCTGTGAAGAACAGCTCTACACTCCCATTGTGGTACTCGGCACATGCATTTCGGAGCACGATTTTTTCCTGTCGTTAAGACGTGGACTGCATGTAATGAACTTGTGTACATAAATTTCCTATGTCAAGTATCTCTATTCGTTTGGCCGATTGTTGTTTGTCAACAGTTATCAACATTTGACTTATGAAATGTAAATTATGTTCTTATGTGTTTGGCTTTGGCTTACTCTTTTACTTTACATCCTTTGTGTTCTTCAACTATTTTTAGCCTATGCATCTTCATGTTGTGCTGGAATGTTGGGCCTTATCATAATTATTTCTTGCCCATATTTCTGTAACGAAAACTATTTAAGACTCGATGATTCATGAAGATATGAATGGATTTTTTCAGGATGAAGTTGTTCATCAAATTCTGGCATGATTGCCTGTTTAGATATGGCTATAGTTGAAAACTTTATCCTTCAGCATTCTTCTGGATATTTGACTTGGTCTTTGTGTCACAGAGATTTTGACATCTTCTCTGGATATTTGAGTGCAGCAACTGTTGGGAGCACGAATTTGGTGTTTCACTTTCTCCAAACTCTGTTTTTTGGACTAACTAGCTTAATGATAGCTCTCTTTCGTGTGTTGAAACATGCCCTATCTTTGAATCCCCCTtgctaaacaaaaataaaaataataagaaaaactcTCTTTTTCGTACATCTATTTAAGATGAGTATGTGCAAGCAATTGTATTGAGGAAGGTTATTGCGATTTACTATTTTGTTAATCAATTGTGATCCAAAAATCAGAAGAACAATTTTTAAGTCGAGGAAGACAAGTTTAACCCTAAGTCTTAAACAACTTTTGATTATATCATGTTTGGCGCTATATAAATTTTGTTCTGATTGCGACCataaccaccaccaccatccctCTGAGAGGGGCGCCCTAGTTAAGGAAAACTGGAATGCAACTCACCTTGACTGTATGTGTGTCCTAGTTAAAATAGGGCGTTACACACACGGCTATGATGCATGTAACGTCTTTTAGAGAGTTGTGTTATTTATCATTCAAGgtaatttataaaaagtaaaagtGTAATTAGAATTAGATAATAATAGAAAGTGTAAATAGAAGAGAGGTATCCTCTCCcgttgggaaaaaaagaaagtaaaaaagaagcaGCAGAGTAATCAAAATGTACATGaaaattattgatttattGACTGTCAAAGAAAACTAAGGGTGCGTTTGGTATCCTATTCAAATAGggaattcaaaaattttaggGCCTATCTGGTAACGTTTTCGGAGAGTATTTTCTgagaatattttcagaaaatgaaaacaagaaaataaatttgcattttcaagaaatgaaaatgcatCTGGTAGattaattataaaacaaaaaaatgaaaatgtgtTTGGTAGTACAATTGTTTTTCATGTGTATTTTTGATAATTTcagttctaatttttttaaaaaaaattctgatctTTTTAGAGgctaaaattattataaacaatgaaaaaaaattaaagctaaAAAACTATCTtatctcctttcttttttctttcgtttttcttatttttctccttctcgctttttcctcctcttttcttcttcttttccttcggctgtttcttttctctctttttcttcctcattcttcttcctttccttcccaaggctgtttcttttttctccttttcttcctcttttcttcttcctttccttcctaGGCCACACCCACTCCTCATTCCTTCCATGGCATGAATCCCATATACccacccatctctctctctctctctctctctctctctctctctctctctctctctctctctctctctctctagttcCACTAATTAATGGTTGTAGTGGTTTGATTGGGTGATGATGGTGGTTGAGCTGGGTATGTGGTAGTTCTTCTTCCTgtctatgtttttcttttcttttcttcttcctctctattttttttatcttagTTTGcatatttgtgttattttggGTTGGAGAAGATGAGTTTTGTTCCTGTTGGTGGGTTTATCGGTTGTCagaagaagcagagaagaattttggtttttggtctGATAGGAAGAGAAGATTGAGCATAAGCAGTGTGTTTTGAGCATTTGTTTTCTGGGAGAATAAAAAcatcttttttctgttttgtagaAGTAAACGTGAAGTTGGtctcattttatgaaaatattttcaatgttttctatttttgccTACCGAACACgtttttgctttgtttctgttttttgaaaatgaaaatgggcCTCTAAGACCAACTCCAGCGGCACAGCCCAGCCCGAGGctaggagagaaaaaaaaaaaaaggtgttccAGCGTGCAGCCCAGGCCCGAGCGCAAGGTGGGACCCAGCAACCTGGGCTGGCCCGAGGGCAAGGTTGGCCCGAGCTCCAGCCCTCGTTTTGGTGCTGACGTCATCGCTACAGTGCCGCTACAGTGCCGCAGTGCTACAGTGATGCTACAGTGTCTGGCGCTACAGTACACTAAAAGTCCACGTGCCGCACTCTGGGCTCTCCGATcagatttttttctccaatccaacggcagtcaatttttgtgcaataaaaaaaatgaaaaaaattgaatttttttttaaaaaaaaaccaaaaaaatactcttttttttttttctataaaaaccaaaattttatccgattgagatatgaattttataataaatattgatatgtacgaacccaaaaatattatccgaaaatattatctaaattaattatttttattaaaaaatttgtgaaaaaaacaaaaaaatgaatagtaattgcccttagccatggcaatgggtggaaacacaaaatactatttgtaagggcagccactattcacgtgaatagtggctgccctaactccacccttgccatggctaagggcaaatgggtggagttgctctaaaaCGTAAACGAACGGGgccttaatttttcttaaaaacaaggagttcttaaatttatttttaagattcaaaaacttgtttggtatgcaatttgaaaactgttttcaaatcttagaaatttgagaatttgtggattgttagaaaaattggggtgttttttagttgttcttgagtttgagttttaaaaaatagctgtttttaagtttaaaaAGTTGTATTCAAGTTGAATATCAAACAAGCTCTAATAGACTCAgactcaagaaaaaaaaaaaaaaaaaggacacaTGGGATTTCGAGGCCTGATGACAACTATAATCTGCGGCCCGGCCAAGCCCAATCCGGATTTGGAATAAGGAATTCCAGTCGGCCAAACAGACCTACATTCAACGTCTTGGATGAGGCACACAGAAAACTCCTTCGGCTTTAGAGCTTCATGAGTGTTTCTCTGTCTTTTTGCAGACCCAAAAACTCTGACATGTGTATTACATGCTGATGGTCAGCTCCTTCATTTCCAGAAGAACCCAATTGGTCAAGCCTGCCACTTTCATATCCTTTGGCTTCACTTTATTATCTCACTAATCCCTTTGTGTGCCTCTCTCTTTCATACAAAGAAATCTCTTCTTGCTCCAGGTTTGTCCGTACAAAAATCTTAATGTTAAATACTTATCTACCAGTGATTATAATTTGTGGGTTCTCCTCGATTTCATTGTTTTCATCGAATTTTATTTGCTATGTTGCGTTGCTGAATAGTTGGAAATgggtttttattctttcttctttttttcagatATTTGGGGCTTTAAATCTCAAATggggtttttcatttttctcttttaactCAATTCATGGATGATAACCATGGTGTTTATAATTCAGTGTAATACATATTTCTTCGcaagaatattttttttgggttctttttgtttcttgcgaAATGAACAATGTAAGTCTCAGAAACTATTTTTGTGGGTTTATTTTGCGTGAGCTTTTGGATATTTGTTGGCTTGAAATTCTTGAGTTTTTCTTATTGCTTCAGCAGTTATGCAGGTTACCCCAATACTGATATGGTTTCCATAACCAATCTATAGTGATCCTTTTTGCATGAGGGTTGCATACTGTGTTATTACTACTTCTACTCTTTAGTAGAACTCCAACTCTAATTGAAGGCCCTATTATCATCAAATGTGGGAAGCTTAGATCTTTACTGATATATGACTGTCATTACCATTTTTCAGTttgataattaatttataaaaacaaatccaagttttatttatttaaatgatGTTTTGTAGTTCTATACAAAACCTTGattttatgtatatatgcatCCTTGtaattgtatttattttttaatcgcAGATTGTATTTCTCACATGGAATCTAGCATCCATGACATCACTGCTTTGAATCAACTATGATCGTTTAGCTTGACTTCTTTTTAAAACAGTACGTCAAGGCCTTTTACCTTATGGCTCGGAAGGGTAATCAACAAAAGAATGGGGTAGATCGCCAGACATCGAAGCACAAAAAGAAGGGTACAGATTCAGGGTGTACACTAGCGGAAACAAAAGGACAAGGGAAAGCAAGTGAGGTGAAAGTGTTCCCGGGAGAAGAACTACCAAATGGTGACCAGCCAAGCAGTCCTCTTTCAGCCAGTGGGAGTAAAACCAATCATCCTGGAGATGAGaataaaagcaaacaaaaatctGGAAAGCTTTTGAGGAAAGATAAGCAAGGTATGGATGCAACGTGGGGTCCAGAGGAGGCAATGTCTTTAGGGAGTGATTCAGGAGATTGCAATGGAAACAATGAAGCTCCAAGTACTAGAGAAG
This window encodes:
- the LOC18788303 gene encoding DUF724 domain-containing protein 3 — its product is MQHRSHHLPLPPSSRYLHFIILFSLLPRVSNFPMSQTLFNKGDQVEVTRPGHGSTGPYYPAMVLRPVFKDKAHMLVQHQTLTNPNADGSKTLIEIVELRNARLVPPRELYQFFKVGDDVDAYRDKGWSRGTVRDILENSKYLVAFQGQEFQCQQFNLRLHREWEDDSWVPHFQEEKTSPVKSRKLVLKLKCSNRTSGASFENGTVVEVSSDEEGYEGAWYTAKIIDHIGSDKFLVEYEHLVTDDGTELLREETCASYIRPCPPRLPPVAQFKVLQQVDTLYNDGWWKGTISKVLSGSKYVVYFSSTNEELEFKHSNLRPHQDWINGRWIHGYMVNIYGYDHKEFADKRK
- the LOC18788138 gene encoding F-box protein At5g49610 produces the protein MNSQRCSFFPDEVVLQILSRLPIKSLFRSKTVCKLWYRLVSDKYFIHLYNEVSAKNPMLLVEVSDSLGSRSNLIVVDNQRGVSEFSLDLLKDRVKVRASCNGLLCCSSIPDKGVYYVCNPMTREFKLLPKSRERHVTRFYPDGEATLVGLACNLSTQKFNVVLAGYHRTFGHRPDGTFICMVYDSESNKWRKFVSFQDDQFTHMNKNQVVYVNGALHWLTGSCSCILVLDLDYDIWRKMSLPEQVSCGSGNRFYLLESDGCLSVVQISDAWMRIWVLREYEREEWHLVNTVSLRCIKGLVPGIFPICQTGEYVFLATHKQILVFYRKTRVWKEMYSVKNSSTLPLWYSAHAFRSTIFSCR